The Agromyces marinus genome window below encodes:
- a CDS encoding FKBP-type peptidyl-prolyl cis-trans isomerase → MRLPIALTATATLVALALTGCTATPEPQAEPGASSDLIEVRGDFGDAPRAEFPTPLRPQETQCTEIVEGDGETLGEGQQALVGLAVYNATTGEQLQSTGFGDEPAVPVVLNDGTLPGLVKGLSCASEGSRVAVAVPPADLWGEEGNAAIGLGGEDGIVVIFDVHQAFLPKANGSPRITRDGFPAVVTAPDGRPGITVPDNPPFETTQVEVIKQGNGQTVEDGDNVVVHYTGVLWDDNSVFDSSWESGAPASFVVSEGEGSQVIPGFSKALIGQQVGSQVGVVVTPEDGYGDTAQGSIPAGSTLFFVIDILGVA, encoded by the coding sequence GTGCGCCTCCCGATCGCACTCACCGCCACCGCGACGCTCGTCGCACTCGCCCTGACGGGCTGCACCGCGACGCCGGAACCGCAGGCCGAGCCGGGCGCGTCCTCCGACCTCATCGAGGTCAGGGGCGACTTCGGCGACGCGCCCCGCGCGGAGTTCCCGACGCCGCTGCGCCCCCAGGAGACGCAGTGCACCGAGATCGTCGAGGGTGACGGCGAGACCCTGGGCGAGGGCCAGCAGGCGCTCGTCGGGCTCGCGGTGTACAACGCGACCACGGGGGAGCAGTTGCAGTCGACCGGTTTCGGCGACGAGCCGGCCGTCCCGGTCGTGCTGAACGACGGCACGCTGCCCGGCCTGGTCAAGGGCCTGAGCTGCGCGAGCGAGGGCTCGCGCGTGGCCGTGGCCGTGCCGCCCGCCGACCTGTGGGGCGAAGAGGGCAACGCGGCGATCGGGCTGGGCGGCGAGGACGGGATCGTCGTGATCTTCGACGTGCACCAGGCGTTCCTGCCGAAGGCGAACGGGTCGCCGCGCATCACGCGCGACGGCTTCCCGGCGGTCGTGACCGCGCCCGACGGTCGCCCCGGCATCACGGTTCCGGACAACCCGCCGTTCGAGACCACGCAGGTCGAGGTCATCAAGCAGGGCAACGGGCAGACCGTCGAGGACGGCGACAACGTCGTCGTCCACTACACGGGTGTGCTGTGGGACGACAACTCCGTGTTCGACTCGAGTTGGGAGAGCGGTGCGCCGGCCTCGTTCGTCGTGAGCGAGGGCGAGGGTTCCCAGGTGATCCCGGGCTTCTCGAAGGCGCTCATCGGCCAGCAGGTCGGCTCCCAGGTGGGCGTCGTGGTGACGCCCGAGGACGGCTACGGCGACACCGCCCAGGGCAGCATTCCCGCCGGCTCGACGCTGTTCTTCGTGATCGACATCCTCGGCGTCGCGTGA
- a CDS encoding tRNA (adenine-N1)-methyltransferase has translation MSRGEASGLFRVGDRVQLTGPKGRMHTITLESGKVFHSHKGTIAHDDLIGLPDGSVVANAVGIEYLALRPLLADFVMSMPRGAAIVYPKDAAQILAQADVFPGATVVEAGVGSGALSLWLLRAIGPEGRLMSFERREEFADVARGNVATFHGSDPANWSITLGDLADTLPERAEAASVDRVVLDMLAPWECIDAVSTALKPGGVVLCYVATATQLSRVAEAIRATGWYTDPVANETMVRGWHVQGLAVRPDHRMIAHTGFLITARRLAPDTELPELKRRPAKTEFSDEDVEAWTPGALGERNVSDKVLRKRARAADAAARRSRADDADPGSDRDADPADAD, from the coding sequence GTGAGCCGCGGCGAGGCGAGCGGGCTCTTCCGGGTCGGCGACCGCGTGCAGCTGACCGGCCCGAAGGGCCGGATGCACACGATCACGCTCGAATCGGGCAAGGTCTTCCACTCGCACAAGGGCACGATCGCGCACGACGACCTGATCGGCCTTCCCGACGGCTCGGTCGTGGCGAACGCGGTCGGCATCGAGTACCTCGCGCTGCGACCGCTGCTCGCCGACTTCGTGATGTCGATGCCGCGGGGCGCGGCGATCGTCTACCCGAAGGACGCCGCGCAGATCCTCGCGCAGGCCGATGTCTTCCCGGGCGCGACGGTCGTCGAGGCCGGCGTCGGGTCGGGCGCCCTGTCGTTGTGGCTGCTGCGGGCGATCGGCCCCGAGGGCCGGCTCATGTCGTTCGAGCGGCGCGAGGAGTTCGCCGACGTCGCCCGCGGCAACGTCGCGACCTTCCACGGCTCCGACCCGGCGAACTGGTCGATCACGCTCGGCGACCTCGCCGACACCCTGCCCGAGCGGGCCGAGGCGGCATCCGTCGACCGCGTCGTCCTCGACATGCTGGCGCCCTGGGAGTGCATCGACGCGGTCTCGACCGCGCTGAAGCCCGGCGGCGTGGTGCTCTGCTACGTCGCGACCGCGACGCAGCTCTCCCGCGTCGCCGAGGCGATCCGGGCGACCGGGTGGTACACCGACCCGGTCGCGAACGAGACGATGGTGCGCGGATGGCACGTGCAGGGTCTCGCGGTCCGGCCAGACCACCGGATGATCGCGCACACGGGCTTCCTGATCACGGCGCGCAGGCTCGCGCCGGACACCGAGCTCCCCGAACTCAAGCGGCGCCCGGCGAAGACCGAGTTCAGCGACGAGGATGTCGAGGCCTGGACGCCCGGGGCGCTCGGTGAGCGCAACGTCAGCGACAAGGTCCTGCGCAAGCGCGCTCGGGCAGCGGATGCCGCGGCCCGCCGTTCGCGGGCCGACGACGCCGACCCCGGCAGTGATCGCGACGCCGACCCCGCCGACGCCGACTAG
- a CDS encoding HAD family hydrolase — protein MDGTIVDTEPYWMQAEIELVNEFGGTWTHEDALRMVGMGLWDAAEVFRGAGVDLPADAIVHRLTERVREQLAQHGVPWQPGAQELLRQVRDAGVPTALVTMSIRSMAEDVVGAIAFAAFDELVTGDEVAAPKPHPEPYLAAAGRLGVDIAECIAIEDSPTGLASATSAGAVAIGVPHMIPIPADRADAVWPTLEGRTLDDLVALLDGKRVGA, from the coding sequence ATGGACGGCACCATCGTCGACACCGAGCCCTACTGGATGCAGGCCGAGATCGAGCTCGTCAACGAGTTCGGCGGAACCTGGACCCACGAGGACGCCCTCCGGATGGTCGGCATGGGCCTCTGGGACGCCGCCGAGGTGTTCCGGGGCGCCGGGGTCGACCTCCCGGCCGACGCGATCGTCCATCGACTGACCGAGCGCGTGCGCGAGCAACTCGCGCAGCACGGGGTGCCATGGCAGCCCGGCGCGCAGGAGCTGCTGCGTCAGGTCCGCGACGCGGGCGTCCCGACGGCGCTCGTGACGATGTCGATCCGCTCGATGGCCGAGGACGTCGTCGGCGCGATCGCGTTCGCCGCGTTCGACGAACTCGTGACGGGCGACGAGGTCGCCGCTCCCAAGCCCCATCCCGAGCCGTACCTCGCCGCCGCCGGGCGGCTCGGGGTCGACATCGCCGAGTGCATCGCGATCGAGGACTCCCCGACGGGCCTGGCCTCGGCCACGAGCGCCGGCGCGGTCGCGATCGGGGTGCCGCACATGATCCCGATCCCCGCGGATCGTGCGGATGCGGTCTGGCCGACCCTCGAGGGTCGAACCCTCGACGACCTCGTCGCGCTCCTCGACGGCAAGCGGGTCGGCGCGTGA
- a CDS encoding PAC2 family protein: MQQPTGFEGGRLLVVAFEGWNDAGEAATGAARLLVERLGLVEIAAVDPELYFDYQFTRPTVEAGPDGIRSISWPGAAILGPGAGGRAAPDEDEVVTGPGADTLHVLLGAEPARTWKGFAAELVDAALAADIEGVVLLGAMLADAPHTRPLAVFASSENPEVRAALGVERSTYEGPVGILSIIADQAERAGIPTVSLWASVPHYVHNAPSPKAVLALLGKVEELTGLSIPRGTLEAEANAWEANVDALAADDDEMAGYIAQLEQARDAADSPEASGEAIAQEFERYLRRRGDQPGGGGGTWRPRDGA, encoded by the coding sequence GTGCAGCAGCCGACCGGGTTCGAGGGCGGGCGACTCCTCGTCGTGGCGTTCGAAGGGTGGAACGACGCCGGCGAAGCCGCCACCGGGGCCGCGAGACTGCTCGTCGAACGGCTCGGACTCGTCGAGATCGCCGCGGTCGACCCCGAGCTCTACTTCGACTACCAGTTCACCCGCCCCACCGTCGAGGCCGGACCGGACGGGATCCGCAGCATCTCCTGGCCCGGCGCGGCGATCCTCGGCCCCGGCGCAGGCGGACGAGCCGCGCCCGACGAGGACGAGGTGGTGACCGGCCCAGGCGCCGACACGCTCCACGTTCTGCTCGGCGCGGAACCCGCCCGGACCTGGAAGGGGTTCGCAGCCGAACTCGTCGATGCCGCGCTCGCAGCCGACATCGAGGGCGTCGTGCTGCTCGGCGCCATGCTCGCCGATGCGCCGCACACCCGGCCCCTGGCCGTGTTCGCCTCGAGCGAGAACCCCGAGGTGCGCGCCGCACTCGGGGTCGAGCGCTCCACCTACGAGGGCCCCGTCGGCATCCTCAGCATCATCGCCGACCAGGCCGAACGCGCCGGCATCCCGACCGTCTCGCTCTGGGCCTCGGTCCCCCACTACGTCCACAACGCGCCCTCGCCGAAGGCCGTGCTCGCGCTGCTCGGCAAGGTCGAGGAGCTCACCGGGCTGAGCATCCCCCGCGGCACGCTCGAGGCCGAGGCGAACGCGTGGGAGGCCAACGTCGACGCGCTCGCGGCCGACGACGACGAGATGGCCGGGTACATCGCCCAGCTCGAACAGGCACGCGACGCGGCCGACTCGCCCGAGGCATCCGGCGAGGCGATCGCGCAGGAGTTCGAACGCTACCTCCGTCGTCGGGGCGACCAGCCGGGCGGCGGGGGCGGCACGTGGCGGCCCCGCGACGGCGCCTGA
- a CDS encoding undecaprenyl-diphosphate phosphatase: MFEAIILGLVQGLTEFLPISSSAHLRILGEFLPTAADPGAAFTAITQIGTEAAVVVFFWRDIVRIISHWFGSLFGRVPRNDPDARMGWLIIIGSIPIVVLGLLLQEYIETVFRSLYITATMLILFGIVLGLADWAGAKRRKLGDLTYPHGIWFGLAQSLSLVPGVSRSGGTITMGLLLGYERAAAARYAFLLAIPAVFGSGFYQLFKSWGEPSVYNGLETAVATAVAFGVAILVIAFFMKWISRHSFLPFVIYRIALGVAVFVLLGAGVIEPL, from the coding sequence GTGTTCGAAGCCATCATCCTCGGCCTCGTGCAGGGACTCACCGAGTTCCTGCCGATCTCTTCGAGCGCGCACCTGCGCATCCTCGGGGAGTTCCTGCCCACCGCGGCCGACCCCGGCGCGGCGTTCACCGCGATCACGCAGATCGGGACCGAGGCCGCGGTGGTCGTCTTCTTCTGGCGGGACATCGTGCGGATCATCTCGCACTGGTTCGGGTCGCTCTTCGGCCGTGTGCCACGCAACGACCCCGACGCGCGCATGGGGTGGCTGATCATCATCGGTTCGATCCCGATCGTGGTGCTCGGACTGCTGCTCCAGGAGTACATCGAGACCGTGTTCCGTTCGCTGTACATCACGGCGACGATGCTCATCCTGTTCGGCATCGTGCTGGGGCTGGCTGACTGGGCCGGCGCGAAGCGCCGCAAGCTCGGCGACCTGACCTACCCGCACGGCATCTGGTTCGGCCTCGCGCAGTCGCTCTCGCTCGTCCCCGGGGTCTCGCGCTCGGGCGGCACGATCACCATGGGGCTGCTGCTCGGGTACGAACGCGCCGCCGCCGCTCGATATGCGTTCCTGCTCGCGATTCCGGCCGTGTTCGGTTCGGGCTTCTACCAGCTGTTCAAGAGCTGGGGCGAGCCGAGCGTGTACAACGGCCTGGAGACCGCCGTCGCGACGGCGGTCGCGTTCGGCGTCGCGATCCTGGTCATCGCGTTCTTCATGAAATGGATCTCACGCCACAGCTTCCTGCCGTTCGTGATCTACCGCATCGCGCTCGGCGTGGCGGTGTTCGTGCTGCTCGGCGCCGGGGTGATCGAGCCGCTCTGA
- a CDS encoding M20/M25/M40 family metallo-hydrolase yields MSETTPARDAHATGEHRATEALDETVAIARDLIRFDTTNHGEGRSNGEREAAEYVEAHLRRMGLDPVVLESAPTRANVVARVPGANPDKPALVLHGHLDVVPADPRNWSVDPFAGEIRDGMLWGRGAVDMKDMDAMILTAVGDILAEGRLPERELVLGFFADEEAGGLFGASWLVDEHPELFAGATEAISEVGGYSVTVGGKRAYLLQTGEKALLWVRLIARGTAAHGSRLIHDNAVTKLAEAVARIGRREWPVRLTDTTRELLAAVAGALGVDPEQVSPDELALATGSASGFITATLRTTSNPTQLLGGYKHNVIPDRAEALIDIRTLPGEEDAVLAEIAEMAGPDVEIEVVHRDVGLEAPTHGPLVDAVTGALRTHDPDAAVFPYLLSGGTDNKALSRLGISGYGFAPLRLPDTLDFPAMFHGVDERVPLDGLVFGRQVLKDLLLSY; encoded by the coding sequence ATGTCCGAGACCACCCCTGCCCGCGACGCCCACGCGACCGGCGAGCACCGCGCGACCGAAGCCCTCGACGAGACCGTCGCCATCGCGCGCGACCTGATCCGCTTCGACACGACGAACCACGGCGAGGGCCGCTCGAACGGCGAGCGCGAGGCCGCGGAGTACGTCGAGGCGCACCTGCGCCGCATGGGGCTCGACCCGGTCGTGCTCGAGTCCGCCCCCACGCGCGCCAACGTCGTCGCCCGCGTGCCCGGTGCAAACCCCGACAAGCCGGCGCTGGTCCTGCACGGTCACCTCGACGTCGTTCCGGCGGATCCGCGCAACTGGAGCGTCGACCCGTTCGCGGGTGAGATCCGCGACGGCATGCTGTGGGGGCGCGGAGCGGTCGACATGAAGGACATGGACGCCATGATCCTCACCGCGGTCGGCGACATCCTCGCCGAGGGGCGCCTGCCCGAGCGCGAACTCGTGCTCGGCTTCTTCGCCGACGAGGAGGCCGGGGGCCTCTTCGGCGCGAGCTGGCTCGTCGACGAGCATCCGGAGCTGTTCGCGGGCGCGACCGAGGCGATCAGCGAGGTCGGCGGATACTCGGTGACGGTCGGCGGCAAGCGCGCCTACCTGCTGCAGACCGGCGAGAAGGCGCTGCTGTGGGTGCGCCTGATCGCGCGCGGCACGGCCGCGCACGGATCGCGGCTCATCCACGACAACGCGGTGACCAAGCTCGCCGAGGCGGTCGCGCGCATCGGTCGCAGGGAGTGGCCCGTGCGGCTGACCGACACGACGCGCGAGCTGCTCGCCGCGGTGGCGGGCGCACTCGGGGTCGATCCGGAGCAGGTCTCACCCGACGAGCTCGCGCTCGCGACCGGTTCGGCCTCCGGGTTCATCACGGCGACGCTGCGCACGACGTCGAACCCGACCCAGCTGCTCGGCGGGTACAAGCACAACGTCATCCCCGACCGTGCGGAGGCCCTCATCGACATCCGGACCCTCCCGGGCGAGGAGGACGCGGTCCTCGCCGAGATCGCCGAGATGGCGGGCCCGGACGTCGAGATCGAGGTCGTGCATCGGGATGTCGGCCTCGAGGCCCCGACGCACGGTCCGCTGGTCGACGCGGTCACGGGCGCGCTGCGCACCCACGACCCGGACGCCGCGGTCTTCCCGTACCTGCTGAGCGGCGGCACCGACAACAAGGCGCTGTCGCGACTCGGGATCTCGGGCTACGGGTTCGCGCCGCTCCGCCTTCCGGACACCCTCGACTTCCCGGCGATGTTCCACGGCGTCGACGAACGGGTCCCGCTGGACGGGCTAGTCTTCGGGAGGCAGGTTCTGAAGGACCTCCTCCTGTCGTACTGA